A region of Mesorhizobium sp. M3A.F.Ca.ET.080.04.2.1 DNA encodes the following proteins:
- the infB gene encoding translation initiation factor IF-2 → MSDTKSGDDKTLSVTPKKTLTLKRPGIEQGTVRQNFSHGRTKSVVVETKKRKFSLPGDKPEPVAPSVFTPKPAAQAAPVVQEAPKAPPAPERSGMVLNELSRGEMEARRRALEGSKAREIEDRQRAQEEAKRRAEEEERRKREREDSARRQAEEEARLQAEAESRRRAEEEARRRAPLAADAATADDDEEVKPRRVGAGGGGAGAPARRLATPEVARPAKPTKGEEDRRRGKLTLNSALSDDDARGRSLSSMRRRQEKFKRAMHNEPREKVMREVILPETITIQELAQRMSERAVDVVKFFMKQGQILKPGDVIDADTAELVASEFGHTVRRVAESDIEEGLFNIADRAEDLVSRPPVVTIMGHVDHGKTSLLDAIRNANVVSGEAGGITQHIGAYQVEKNGQKITFIDTPGHAAFTAMRARGAQVTDIAVLVVAADDSVMPQTIESISHAKAAGVPIIVAINKIDKRDADPQKVRAELLRHEVFVESMGGEVLDVEVSATKGTNIDKLLEAILLQAEILDLKANPDRTAEGAVIEAKLDKGRGPVATVLVQTGTLMPGDILVAGNEWGRVRALVNDRGEHVPEAPPAMPVEVLGLQGTPQAGDRFAVVNNEARAREITEYRQRLAREKAVAKHAGQRGSLEQMMSQLQTSGLKEFPLVIKGDVQGSIEAINAALEKLGNDEVRARIVHSGAGGITESDVSLAETSGAAIIGFNVRANAQARNAAAAAGIEIRYYSIIYNLVDDVKAALSGMLSPERRETFIGNAEILEIFDISKVGKIAGCRVTEGKVERGAGVRLIRDNVVIHEGTLKTLKRFKDEVSEVPGGQECGMAFQNYEDMRVGDTIECFRIEMVTRTL, encoded by the coding sequence ATGAGCGATACGAAATCGGGCGACGACAAGACGTTGAGCGTTACGCCGAAGAAGACCTTGACGCTGAAGCGTCCTGGCATCGAGCAGGGCACCGTGCGCCAGAATTTCTCGCACGGCCGCACCAAGTCGGTCGTGGTCGAGACCAAGAAGCGCAAGTTCTCGCTGCCCGGCGATAAGCCGGAGCCGGTGGCGCCGTCCGTCTTCACGCCGAAGCCCGCAGCGCAGGCTGCGCCCGTGGTGCAGGAAGCGCCGAAAGCGCCGCCCGCCCCGGAACGCTCCGGCATGGTGCTGAACGAATTGTCGCGCGGCGAGATGGAAGCCCGCCGCAGGGCGCTCGAAGGCTCCAAGGCCCGCGAGATCGAGGACCGGCAGCGTGCTCAGGAAGAGGCCAAGCGCCGCGCCGAGGAAGAAGAACGCCGCAAACGCGAGCGCGAGGACTCCGCGCGCCGTCAGGCTGAGGAGGAGGCACGCCTGCAGGCTGAAGCCGAATCCCGCCGCCGTGCCGAGGAGGAGGCGCGCCGCCGTGCGCCGTTGGCAGCCGACGCCGCCACGGCCGACGACGACGAGGAGGTCAAGCCGAGGCGTGTCGGTGCAGGTGGGGGTGGCGCTGGTGCGCCTGCCCGCCGCCTTGCCACGCCCGAAGTGGCGCGGCCGGCCAAGCCCACCAAGGGTGAGGAAGACCGCCGCCGCGGCAAGCTGACGCTGAATTCGGCGCTTTCCGACGACGACGCGCGTGGCCGTTCGCTGTCGTCGATGCGCCGCCGCCAGGAGAAGTTCAAACGCGCGATGCACAACGAGCCGCGCGAGAAAGTCATGCGTGAAGTGATCCTGCCCGAAACTATCACCATTCAGGAACTGGCGCAGCGCATGTCCGAGCGCGCCGTCGACGTGGTCAAGTTCTTCATGAAGCAGGGCCAGATTTTGAAGCCGGGCGACGTCATCGACGCCGACACGGCCGAACTGGTCGCCTCCGAATTTGGTCATACCGTCCGCCGCGTCGCCGAGTCCGACATCGAGGAAGGCCTGTTCAACATCGCCGACCGTGCGGAAGATCTGGTGTCGCGTCCGCCCGTCGTGACGATCATGGGCCATGTCGATCATGGCAAGACCTCGCTGCTCGACGCTATCCGCAACGCCAACGTCGTCTCCGGCGAGGCCGGCGGCATCACCCAGCACATCGGCGCCTACCAGGTCGAGAAGAACGGCCAGAAGATCACCTTCATCGACACGCCCGGCCACGCCGCCTTCACGGCGATGCGCGCCCGTGGCGCCCAGGTCACCGACATTGCCGTGCTGGTGGTGGCGGCCGACGACAGCGTCATGCCGCAGACGATCGAATCGATCAGTCACGCCAAGGCGGCCGGCGTGCCGATCATCGTGGCGATCAACAAGATCGACAAGCGCGACGCCGATCCGCAAAAGGTGCGGGCCGAGCTTCTGCGCCACGAAGTCTTCGTCGAATCGATGGGCGGCGAGGTTCTGGACGTCGAGGTCTCCGCGACCAAGGGCACCAACATCGACAAGCTGCTCGAGGCGATCCTGCTGCAGGCCGAAATCCTCGACCTCAAGGCCAACCCCGACCGCACCGCCGAAGGCGCGGTCATCGAGGCCAAGCTCGACAAGGGCCGCGGCCCGGTTGCCACGGTGCTGGTGCAGACCGGCACCCTGATGCCGGGCGACATCCTCGTCGCCGGCAACGAGTGGGGCCGCGTGCGCGCTCTCGTCAACGATCGCGGCGAGCATGTGCCGGAGGCACCGCCGGCAATGCCGGTCGAGGTGCTGGGCCTCCAGGGCACGCCGCAGGCCGGCGATCGCTTCGCCGTCGTCAACAACGAGGCGCGGGCGCGCGAGATCACCGAGTACCGTCAGCGGCTGGCGCGCGAGAAGGCGGTGGCCAAGCATGCCGGCCAGCGCGGCTCGCTCGAGCAGATGATGTCGCAGTTGCAGACGAGCGGGCTCAAGGAATTCCCGCTGGTCATCAAGGGCGACGTGCAGGGCTCGATCGAGGCGATCAACGCCGCGCTCGAAAAGCTCGGCAATGACGAGGTGCGTGCGCGCATCGTCCATTCGGGCGCCGGCGGCATCACCGAAAGCGACGTCTCGCTGGCCGAGACATCGGGCGCGGCGATCATCGGCTTCAACGTCCGCGCCAATGCGCAGGCGCGCAACGCCGCCGCCGCCGCAGGCATCGAGATCCGCTACTACTCGATCATCTACAACCTCGTCGACGACGTGAAGGCGGCCCTTTCCGGCATGCTCTCGCCCGAGCGGCGCGAGACCTTCATCGGCAATGCCGAGATCCTCGAGATCTTCGATATCTCGAAGGTCGGCAAGATTGCCGGCTGCCGCGTCACCGAAGGCAAGGTCGAGCGTGGCGCAGGCGTGCGCCTGATCCGCGACAACGTCGTCATTCACGAAGGCACGCTGAAGACGCTCAAGCGCTTCAAGGACGAGGTTTCGGAAGTGCCGGGCGGCCAGGAGTGCGGCATGGCCTTCCAGAACTACGAGGACATGCGCGTCGGTGACACCATCGAGTGCTTCCGCATCGAGATGGTAACCAGAACGCTGTAG
- a CDS encoding RNA-binding protein, giving the protein MNDRTCIVTRRQAEADELIRFVVGPDSAVVPDIKRNLPGRGCWVTADRLHIDKAAAKNLFARAFRAQVTVPADLGGMVDGLLSRSALGMLGLARKAGSVVLGAAKVEAAVRDGEALFVLHAIEASDDGVRKISQARRATVHLGGPAILAYKLFSEAELSLALGGTNVIHAAVLAQDAGKAVEKRMVALDRYRGGTPDDLAMLAAVADEDDAAEDME; this is encoded by the coding sequence ATGAACGATCGCACCTGCATCGTTACGCGCAGGCAGGCCGAAGCGGATGAACTGATCCGCTTCGTCGTCGGCCCGGATTCGGCCGTCGTTCCGGACATCAAGAGAAATCTGCCCGGCCGTGGTTGCTGGGTCACCGCTGATCGCCTACATATTGACAAGGCAGCGGCCAAGAACCTGTTTGCCCGCGCCTTCAGGGCGCAGGTCACCGTTCCCGCCGATCTCGGCGGCATGGTCGACGGACTGCTCTCCAGATCCGCTCTGGGCATGCTGGGCCTTGCTCGCAAGGCCGGTTCGGTCGTTCTTGGCGCGGCCAAGGTCGAAGCCGCGGTGCGCGACGGAGAGGCGCTCTTCGTGCTGCATGCGATCGAGGCCTCGGACGACGGCGTCCGCAAGATCAGTCAGGCACGGCGGGCAACCGTCCATCTCGGCGGTCCCGCCATCCTTGCCTACAAACTTTTCTCCGAGGCCGAGTTGAGCTTGGCATTGGGGGGTACAAATGTGATACATGCTGCCGTCCTCGCGCAGGATGCGGGAAAGGCGGTTGAGAAGCGCATGGTCGCGCTCGACCGGTATCGGGGCGGTACCCCGGACGATCTGGCAATGCTTGCGGCCGTTGCTGACGAAGATGATGCCGCAGAGGATATGGAATGA
- the nusA gene encoding transcription termination factor NusA, with protein sequence MVVSANRLELLQIADAVAREKSIDKQIVIAAMADAIQKAARSRYGQETNIRADINPNTGEMKLQRLMEVVEKVEDYATQIALSTARERNPDAQIGDFIAEQLPPMDFGRIAAQSAKQVIVQKVREAERDRQYDEYKDRIGEIVNGTVKRVEYGNVIVDLGRGEAIIRRDELIPRENYKYGDRVRAYVYDVRREQRGPQIFLSRTHPQFMAKLFTMEVPEIYDGIIEIKSVARDPGSRAKIAVISRDSSIDPVGACVGMRGSRVQAVVGELQGEKIDIIPWSPSAASFIVNALQPAEVAKVVLDEDAERIEVVVPDDQLSLAIGRRGQNVRLASQLTGWDIDILTEQEESERRQKEFVERSALFMEALDVDEMVGQVLASEGFTSVEEVAYVDSGEISSIDGFDEDTASEIQSRAREYLEKIEAEHDQKRKALGVEDELREIPGITTAMMVTLGEDGVKTIEDFAGYAADDLIGWKERKDGETKVYPGVLADHGVSRADAEQMVLAARRKAGWISEEELAAQEAAGETVGA encoded by the coding sequence ATGGTTGTAAGCGCCAACAGGCTCGAACTGCTGCAGATCGCCGATGCGGTCGCGCGTGAAAAGTCGATCGACAAGCAGATCGTCATCGCCGCTATGGCCGATGCGATCCAGAAGGCGGCGCGCTCGCGTTACGGCCAGGAGACCAACATCCGCGCCGATATCAATCCCAACACCGGCGAGATGAAGCTGCAGCGGCTGATGGAAGTGGTCGAGAAGGTCGAGGACTATGCGACCCAGATCGCCCTTTCGACGGCACGCGAGCGCAACCCCGATGCCCAGATCGGCGATTTCATCGCCGAACAGCTGCCGCCGATGGATTTCGGCCGCATCGCCGCCCAGTCGGCCAAGCAGGTCATCGTCCAGAAGGTGCGCGAGGCCGAGCGCGACCGCCAGTATGATGAGTACAAGGACCGCATCGGCGAGATCGTCAACGGCACTGTCAAGCGCGTCGAATACGGCAACGTCATCGTCGACCTCGGCCGTGGCGAGGCGATCATCCGTCGCGACGAGCTGATCCCGCGCGAAAACTACAAATATGGCGACCGCGTCCGCGCCTATGTCTACGACGTGCGCCGCGAGCAGCGCGGCCCGCAGATCTTCCTGTCGCGCACCCATCCGCAGTTCATGGCCAAGCTCTTCACCATGGAAGTGCCGGAAATCTACGACGGCATCATCGAGATCAAGTCTGTCGCCCGCGATCCGGGCTCCCGTGCCAAGATCGCCGTCATCTCGCGCGATTCTTCCATCGACCCGGTCGGCGCCTGCGTCGGCATGCGCGGCAGCCGCGTCCAGGCGGTGGTCGGCGAGCTCCAGGGCGAGAAGATTGACATCATCCCGTGGTCGCCTTCGGCGGCTTCCTTCATCGTCAATGCGCTGCAGCCGGCGGAAGTCGCCAAGGTGGTGCTGGACGAGGACGCGGAGCGCATCGAGGTGGTGGTTCCGGACGACCAGCTGTCGCTGGCGATCGGACGTCGCGGCCAGAACGTGCGCCTTGCCTCGCAGCTCACCGGGTGGGACATCGACATTCTGACCGAGCAGGAAGAGAGCGAGCGTCGCCAGAAGGAATTCGTCGAGCGTTCGGCGCTCTTCATGGAAGCCCTCGACGTCGACGAGATGGTCGGCCAGGTGCTTGCCTCCGAAGGCTTCACCAGCGTCGAGGAGGTCGCCTATGTCGACTCGGGCGAAATCTCCTCTATCGACGGCTTCGACGAGGACACCGCTTCCGAAATCCAGTCGCGCGCCCGCGAATATCTCGAGAAGATCGAGGCCGAGCACGATCAGAAGCGCAAGGCTCTCGGCGTCGAGGACGAGCTGCGCGAGATTCCCGGTATCACCACCGCCATGATGGTGACGCTTGGCGAGGATGGCGTGAAGACGATCGAGGACTTCGCCGGCTACGCGGCCGACGACCTGATCGGCTGGAAGGAGCGCAAGGACGGCGAGACCAAGGTATATCCCGGGGTGCTTGCCGATCACGGCGTTTCGCGTGCCGATGCCGAGCAGATGGTGCTGGCTGCCCGTAGGAAGGCCGGCTGGATCTCCGAGGAAGAACTGGCCGCTCAGGAAGCGGCTGGCGAAACCGTCGGTGCGTGA
- the rimP gene encoding ribosome maturation factor RimP, translating into MTAAAGEADDRIIRESGIDARIALIVQPVLRAVGFRLVRVQLTGQNGLTLQIMAEREDGTMTVEDCEEVSRAVSPALDVEDPIEKAYHLEVSSPGIDRPLVRKSDFATWTGHLVKLETSVLVGDRKRFKGKIAEADAEGILLERDKAAYGEEPRVRVPYDAIAEARLVLTDDLIRDALSKDNRARKEAKKRRGEAEDAAAGEENEIEQES; encoded by the coding sequence ATGACTGCAGCGGCAGGCGAGGCCGACGACCGTATCATCCGCGAAAGCGGCATCGATGCGCGCATTGCGCTGATCGTGCAGCCGGTTCTGCGCGCCGTCGGCTTCCGGCTCGTCAGGGTGCAACTGACCGGCCAGAACGGGCTGACGCTGCAGATCATGGCCGAGCGCGAGGACGGCACGATGACCGTCGAGGATTGCGAAGAGGTCAGCCGCGCGGTGTCGCCGGCGCTGGATGTCGAGGATCCGATCGAAAAGGCGTATCATCTCGAAGTGTCGTCGCCGGGCATCGACCGGCCGCTGGTGCGCAAGTCGGATTTCGCCACGTGGACCGGCCATCTGGTCAAGTTGGAGACGTCGGTCCTTGTCGGCGATCGCAAACGCTTCAAGGGCAAGATCGCCGAGGCCGACGCCGAAGGCATCCTGCTGGAGCGCGACAAGGCAGCCTATGGCGAGGAGCCGAGGGTGCGCGTGCCCTACGATGCGATTGCCGAGGCGCGCCTGGTGCTGACCGACGACCTGATCCGCGACGCCCTGTCGAAGGACAACAGGGCACGCAAGGAAGCAAAAAAGCGCCGGGGCGAGGCCGAAGATGCCGCAGCCGGTGAAGAAAACGAAATCGAACAGGAAAGTTGA
- a CDS encoding tRNA (guanosine(46)-N(7))-methyltransferase TrmB, giving the protein MEDKDRPRRSTEAFFGRRHGKTIRPQQAIALESGLRAYRLDLAAAAPADLKTLFKVDVSALQLEIGFGGGEHLLHRALEAPATGFIGVEPFVNGMAKMMTALTARPLGNLRVYDDDATRLLDWLPQASLDGIDLLYPDPWPKKKHWKRRFVSPANLDRFARVLKAGGRFRFASDIDSYVNWTLLACRASGAFLWQANEASDWHRPYQGWSGTRYEAKALREGRRPAYLTFIRK; this is encoded by the coding sequence GTGGAAGACAAGGACCGGCCGCGCCGCTCGACCGAAGCTTTCTTCGGTCGACGGCACGGCAAGACCATTCGGCCGCAGCAGGCGATCGCGCTTGAAAGCGGCCTGCGCGCCTACCGGCTTGACCTGGCCGCCGCGGCGCCGGCCGATCTCAAAACACTGTTCAAGGTAGACGTTTCGGCGCTCCAGCTGGAAATCGGTTTCGGCGGCGGCGAGCACCTGCTGCACCGCGCCCTGGAAGCGCCGGCAACCGGCTTCATCGGCGTCGAGCCTTTCGTCAACGGCATGGCCAAGATGATGACGGCGCTCACCGCGCGGCCGCTTGGCAATCTCAGGGTCTATGACGACGACGCCACGCGTCTGCTCGACTGGCTGCCGCAAGCTTCGCTCGACGGCATCGACCTGCTTTATCCCGATCCCTGGCCGAAGAAGAAGCACTGGAAGCGCCGCTTCGTCAGCCCCGCCAATCTCGACCGGTTCGCCCGGGTGCTCAAAGCGGGCGGCCGGTTCCGCTTTGCGTCGGATATCGACAGCTATGTGAACTGGACGCTGCTCGCCTGCCGCGCCAGTGGCGCATTTCTTTGGCAGGCCAATGAGGCTTCCGACTGGCACCGACCCTACCAGGGCTGGTCGGGCACGCGCTATGAGGCAAAGGCCCTACGCGAGGGCCGACGTCCCGCCTATCTTACTTTCATCCGGAAGTAG